From a region of the Lactuca sativa cultivar Salinas chromosome 4, Lsat_Salinas_v11, whole genome shotgun sequence genome:
- the LOC111917798 gene encoding coniferyl alcohol acyltransferase: protein MFISSWADITRTGTPSMFPSLERSYLNPRYPPIYSSSIDNVFAPFLPPSKTVNDQNDDDGDHVLVNRIYYVEGDQIKRLQLLASENGCMRSKVEAFTSFLWKKFALSMEDSGKHNAVCNMAVPVNGRRRLSEGGGEEKEKPMASYFGNVLSMPYGSKKAQELKGMSLADVASEVHEFLQTATNKEHFLELIDWVADKRPQPLISKAFAGEEMSMMVSAGQRFHTMDEIDFGWGKVAFGSCHIPSERTDFFVMIMPGPVNDEDWLVYMHLPLKQINYIQEDAGDVLKPMNVDYLKL from the exons ATGTTTATCTCATCATGGGCAGACATAACTCGTACCGGAACTCCATCTATGTTTCCCTCACTTGAAAGATCATATCTCAATCCGAGGTATCCACCCATTTATTCGTCATCTATTGACAACGTGTTTGCACCCTTTTTACCCCCATCCAAGACTGTAAATGACCAAAATGACGATGATGGAGACCATGTACTCGTTAATCGCATATACTACGTTGAAGGTGATCAAATTAAAAGGCTACAACTGTTGGCAAGTGAAAATGGATGCATGAGGTCAAAGGTGGAGGCATTTACCTCCTTCTTGTGGAAGAAATTTGCACTAAGCATGGAAGACTCCGGGAAGCACAACGCAGTGTGTAACATGGCTGTTCCAGTCAATGGAAGGAGAAGGCTGAGTGAGGGGGGTGGAGAAGAGAAAGAAAAACCGATGGCTTCTTACTTTGGTAATGTTTTATCAATGCCGTATGGGTCGAAAAAAGCACAG GAGTTAAAGGGGATGTCTTTGGCTGATGTTGCTTCGGAGGTTCATGAGTTCTTGCAGACTGCAACTAACAAAGAGCATTTCCTGGAGCTGATAGATTGGGTGGCAGATAAACGGCCACAACCATTAATATCAAAGGCATTTGCTGGTGAAGAGATGTCGATGATGGTGTCAGCAGGACAAAGGTTTCACACGATGGACGAAATAGATTTCGGGTGGGGTAAGGTGGCTTTTGGATCATGCCATATACCGTCTGAAAGGACAGACTTTTTCGTGATGATAATGCCTGGACCAGTCAACGACGAGGATTGGCTTGTTTACATGCATTTGCCACTGAAACAGATAAACTACATCCAGGAAGATGCTGGTGACGTGTTGAAGCCAATGAACGTTGATTATCTCAAGCTTTAA